In Salvelinus sp. IW2-2015 linkage group LG8, ASM291031v2, whole genome shotgun sequence, the sequence ACGAGGTGTTCCACCATCACAACAACCCTGAAGTGGTAATACCCTGACCCTAACAGCTCTCACAAACGATCAACACAACAATAGTTTAACTCGCACTTCTCTTTAACTCCCCCATCCCACAGATAAAAGAACATGTCGACCTGAAATGACATACATTGCGTTGAAATGTTGAGGATGCTTTATTGCAAGGTTAcacataacatttgtaatgtaatCCATTGCAAGGCTTTACTCCCTTGTTTTGTTCCCAGTAGTTCTTTCCTGAAGTGATCAGTCTCGTTAAAATAAACAGTCTTTCTCAAACAGACATACCTTTGTATCAAATAGCCCAAATAAAATgaacagaaaaaaaaagaattgaTTAACCTGAAATTACAAATTAACCACACAGAGCACTAAcagaacacataaaaaaaacggaaatatttaAAGCAGTGAAGGCCACATGTAAGCAAAACAAgagtgcaaggcaattgataaagCCTACCATTTTCCCCCCCTTGTCTAGTTCTATAGACCAATCTAAGGGCAACAGGTCAGAGAAAGTGAATATCTTTTAATTTAACTGTATCCTGAGAAAAGGCTATCTAAGCCCACAGTACTTTAGCYCAGCTAATTGTTGTGTTGACATACTGTGGGGTGGCATCTGTTCCTTACTGGCTAAAAACGGTAATTATACGAAAAGACCTCCCGGTAATccgacatacagtacataaacaccAACCGTCTTCATTAGAGGGTCATTTCACTGGTGGGGTTTCTTTGCAACTGTCCCATGTTCAAAGAAGCAGGTCTATTAGCTAAGGTTCAACGGCAACAATACAGGTAATCAATCTCCTCACCACCACTTTTGACACATTTTACAGGCTTGTTGTAAAGATAAAGATACCCATGCATTGTTAGCAGTTGTCATCATTACTTTGCCAAAGCAGATTATGAAGAGGGAATGATGACGAGTCTTGCCCCACATCAACAGTGATCTCATCAGGCGGAGTGGTTAGTGCAGCATCACACAGCATCACACCGTGCAGCATCACACAGCATCACACCGTGCTGCACTCACAGTACTGAACTGATCTGATGTTATGCCCCACATCTTTCTCACTAACACACATAAAACGATGCACCACAGGACCAGCTGTGATCCAAACGCACAAAGCAATGGTGACGGTAGTGAAGGCATTTGGGATGACATCATAGGGTAGAAAACACGGTACAGTTAGAAAAGATTTAAGATACATGGTATTTTTTGTATATTGTAATAGTTGTTTTATAGACGTTACTTATGCAAGACATGCTACAGAAGATCATAACTTCGCTTAAGAGAACTTTTGTATATTGTGGGACTTGCGTAGGGGCACAATTATAAACCCTATGGATGGGtattttggtacagaaacgcCTGAGTGATGTGTACTGATATTGCCTGCTGTAtactatgaggtgtgtgtgtgtgtaaattgaaTATATGTTGTACATCAATCTGGCCAACAGTTTTCTAGCTCAAACACAGTTCAGTGGAACCAGTCAACAAGATTCACTTCAAACAAGTTCCTTTTTATCCTTAGCTTTCCCATGTCACTGAGATGTTTACCATATGATGACAGTGCTAACACCGTCAGGACTACCTCCTAACACAGAACGTGTGTGCGGTAACACACGGTCAAGGTGGAGCACAGGAGGTGAGTGAAATATGTGTGTTGACAAAGACTGAGGGCACCTGAACTCTTGTAATATGATGACATCACCCCATCTCTCAGGTGACCAAACATCCACTTAAATAATAAAAAGGTGCTTAACTGTTGGGGGGGAATCTACCCTGATATTGGAAGTAGAGGAATCTACCCTGATTCCTATATCTCCCCACAACCTTCCTCTCTTACTCCCCCCAATGCTCTCTCTCAGCACATGCAGGCCCAGCTCGCCTTCCCCTCGCCCTCGTCCCTTCCCCTCGTCAGGGTCACCGTGTCCCCCCCGGGCGGCTGGCTCAGTATCAGTGGCTTCTGGGACTTCAGCTTGTGGGCTACCGTCATGAAAATGGCCTCCACGTGATCACTGTTACCATGGCTACCGTCACCATGGCCGTCGCTGCTGGGGTTCTTGGCAGATGTCTCGAACAAGGGCATGGAGTGGGCGTCAGCAAACTGCTGGGCCAAGTCTGTGCCCACCTGGACAGAGTTCTGCAGGTCACACTTGTTCCCAACCAGGATCCTCGGGACTTCCTGGCCCAGAGCGTGCTGCTTACACTCCTCGATCCAGGCCGGGAGGCTGCGGAAGCTGGCGGTACTGGTCACGTCGTACACGAACACCACAGCATGCACGTTGCGGTAGTAGTGCTGCACCATGCTCTTACGGAAACGCTCCTGGCCTGCCGTGTCCCATAGCTGAAcctggagggggaaagagagggaggggaaagagtcAAACACACTCTGAACAGCTTCTTTYTTGAATGTTGTCAGTCCTCAAGGAACTGAAATACAGTGCCTAGATAGACCTTATATTCACTGTGAGCTTGCCAGGGGATGAACTGAACTGTAATATGTATGATTCTGCAGAGGGCAGTCAGCACACCAGACAGATTGTTTTCCCTTCTGCCACTGCCCTTGAGATGATCAAATTGATGTCACAACAACTCCAACGTGGATGAGGTAGACTGCATGTATATGTCAATTGTTTCCAGGTTGTGCTGTTTTGGAACAACCCAAACAATCATTTCACTTGTTTTATGTCATCTATCTATTCACCTTGATTTTCTCGCCGTCAATCTCGATAAGTTTCTCCCGAAAGTCCACCCCGATCGTGGCCTCGGTTTTCTCCGGAAACTTGCCCGCACAGA encodes:
- the LOC111967486 gene encoding ras-related protein Rab-33B is translated as MASVESSTEFTSSLTVSSHLPPPRTRIFKIIVIGDSGVGKTCLTYQFCAGKFPEKTEATIGVDFREKLIEIDGEKIKVQLWDTAGQERFRKSMVQHYYRNVHAVVFVYDVTSTASFRSLPAWIEECKQHALGQEVPRILVGNKCDLQNSVQVGTDLAQQFADAHSMPLFETSAKNPSSDGHGDGSHGNSDHVEAIFMTVAHKLKSQKPLILSQPPGGDTVTLTRGRDEGEGKASWACMC